In Gopherus evgoodei ecotype Sinaloan lineage chromosome 10, rGopEvg1_v1.p, whole genome shotgun sequence, a single window of DNA contains:
- the LOC115658773 gene encoding uncharacterized protein LOC115658773 → MAGERLLLLAATLALLPAAPSASAEEPSPAMQALQHTFENVKHIKISVHPTSSIQVSSSGTDNLTIYESHTKPFGSEEKKEEKTLRNLVEILQDMIQDVPTQHTPTEQTIITPKIVKSYVNGNIDYLWLNVGQKHGGKLQKSKKKAAVTRQFTTSTTTPFWRLRTGTEFSVVLHTNESSSSTTPLKKIFITFENAVSKRKSKTFDQLTNGSLENLVQSLKNVKKLKETENVTKKAEKLKHVAKVKKLHVYDKVKHRPAGEAILEKIEKLKKLLQKPPDYVKQNPHLQEYVESSENYITKSLMLEKEAEASLGLLYHQPKPSPLKKKVEQNTEEVEQDTADIRKLRAFINLLYDFSPQLTTYIDSSDKKYVPEDISVKAIAVLDAMKHVFCGSQAEQNKKVLKKLLEDDIKLLNIVLKNHE, encoded by the exons ATGGCCGGGGAGCGGCTGCTCCTGCTGGCCGCGACGCTCGCCCTCCTGCCAGCAGCCCCGAGCGCCTCGGCGGAGGAGCCGTCCCCCGCCATGCAGG catTGCAACATACTTTCGAGAATGTTAAACACATAAAG ATCAGTGTGCATCCAACCTCATCTATCCAGGTTTCAAGCTCAGGAACAGACAATTTAACAATCTATG AATCTCATACAAAACCTTTTGGGtctgaagaaaagaaagaagagaaaaccCTGAGGAACCTTGTGGAGATTCTGCAGGACATGATACAAGATGTTCCTACACAGCACACACCAACTGAGCAAACGATCATTACACCCAAAATAGTGAAATCATATGTTAATGGAAATATTGACTACCTTTGGTTAAATGTGGGCCAAAAACATGGTGGAAAGCTACAGAAGTCAAAGAAAAAGGCTGCTGTTACAAGACAATTTACCACATCTACAACAACCCCATTTTGGAGACTGCGAACTGGCACGGAATTTTCTGTTGTTTTACACACTAATGAGTCTTCTAGTTCAACCACaccactgaaaaaaatatttattacatttgAAAATGCTGTTTCGAAAAGAAAAAGTAAGACTTTTGATCAGTTAACAAATGGATCCCTGGAAAATCTAGTTCAGTCTTTAAAGAATGTAAAAAAACTCAAAGAAACAGAAAACGTCACCaaaaaagcagaaaaactgaAACACGTTGCAAAGGTGAAAAAGCTACATGTATATGATAAGGTGAAACATCGACCTGCAGGTGAAGCAATCTTGGAGAAGATTGAAAAGCTTAAAAAATTGTTACAGAAGCCACCAGATTATGTTAAACAAAATCCACATCTCCAAGAGTATGTTGAATCATCTGAAAATTATATAACGAAATCTCTTATGCTGGAAAAAGAAGCAGAGGCTTCACTAGGTCTGCTGTATCACCAACCTAAGCCTTCACCTCTGAAAAAAAAGGTAGAACAGAACACAGAAGAAGTAGAACAGGACACAGCAGATATCAGAAAGTTAAGAGCATTTATTAACCTGCTGTATGATTTTAGTCCTCAGCTAACTACATATATTGATAGTTCTGACAAGAAATATGTCCCAGAGGATATTAGTGTAAAAGCTATTGCTGTTCTTGATGCTATGAAACATGTTTTCTGTGGAAGTCAGGCAGAGCAAAACAAAAAGGTGTTGAAGAAGTTGCTAGAGGATGATATAAAGCTTTTAAACATAGTTCTTAAGAACCACGAATAG